The sequence CGCCGAGGCCGCCGAAGAGGATCGTCGCGCCAGGAAGGGACGCATCACACCCTACTGGCGCGTGGTGCAGTCCGATGGAAGTCTCTATACGAAGTTCCCGGGAAGCGCGGCGGCGCAAGCCAGGCATCTGCGCACCGAGGGATTCGTCATCGCCGCGGCGAAGGGCCGGAAACCGCGCTTCGACTGCGCTTGCCGTCGCAGACCGATCGTCGTCAGGATCCCGCGATCGGTCCCCCCGTGTTGGCCCAGCCGCGTTTCACCACGGCGTTGACCATCGGCGTTCCCGGAGGAAGCTTGGTGGGATCCAGAAGATCGGTGTCGAACTGCCAAACGCGATTCGGGGGATTGTAGTAGCCGCCGGTGCCGCCCCACTTGGCGGTTGCCTGCTCCGAATACCACATCTGCACCATCGAGCCGCTCCAAGTGAAGTTATCGCCGCTCCAGTTCTCGAGGAACCGCGGGAAGTTCTCGACCCCGCCCGAGTAGTTCCCGCCCACGCTGGCGACATTGCCGGTGATGAACGACACGTTCACCGTCGTCGGGTTCGCATTGCGATAGGTCAACGTCTTGGTGCTGTTGCTGTCCTGCCAGTTGGTCGACAGGACCGTGTAAGCGTCGGAGAAAATGGCGGCCGGCTTCTTGCTTGTGGAGTTGTAGTTCCCTTTCGTGTAGACCGGGTTCTCCGACACCACCGTAAGCCCCGACTTGAGCGACGAACCGTTGATCAGCCGGGTGGCCTTGAGGTTGCCGCCCGAGTAGGTGTCCTTCGTATAGACGATTCCGTTGCTCGGCCAATAGGCGCTGGTGTTCAGCTTGGAGATGTCGATGTCGCGGGCGTTGACCGTCTTGGCGTTGCGCCCGTCGTAGAATGACGACGTCGAAAGCACGCCGCTGGAGGTTAGATCGGCGGTCACATTGACCCACGAACCGCCGCTCTTGAAGTAGGCCTGTCCGTCAAGGATCTTCAACGTGGCCTTGTTCTCATAGGAATCCGTGTTCCCGGCCGAGGCGTCTTCGATGATGGCATGGGGGTCGTTGCTGGCCTCCAGGGGCAGGTTGAGGGACGTCATGCCGTGGTCGACATCCTGCACTTGACCGCCCCAGCGGTCCAGCGCCTTCTGCATCCACTGGCTCTCATTGTGATCCAGCCAGGTGCCGTCGGGGTTCCGCATGTCACGGTCCACCCCGTCCTTGTCCTTGATGCGCACATACCCGGTGCCGGTCGCCATTCCCGAGGCGGGATCACGACCGTGGTAGATGGACCCGGCGGCGGTCAGAAACGAGTTGATGGTCAGACCGTTGTTGGAGCCGAGATAGGTGTCGCCGTTCGAATGGACGCGCCCGGACAGGGTCATCACCGGCCCCGGGTGCCACTCCAGCACCTTGTCATAGAAGATCGCGAACTGGAAGATCGGGATCAGCGCCCGCTCCATCCGGATGCGCACCGAGTTCTGCACGCCGGAGGCGTCGGAGCGCGCGTACCCCCAGAGGTCGTAGTCTTGCACGAGGCCATACAGCCCCCGAAACGCCCCGGTCGTGAGATTCCGGGTCGTGGGCGTGCCGACGGCCAGGGTGGCGTACTGGACATGATAGCGGTCGAGAACGAACGAATCGACCGGCAGCGGGTTGGGCGGCGCGTCGGTGGAGTCGATGGCGGCGTTGAACAGGGCGTAGGCATAGTCCGCCGCCGCCTCGGCGGCGTAGAGGGCATTGACGTCCCGCAATTGGTACCCGGCCACGTCCATGTCATCGGACGACTTGTTGACCATCGAGACGCCGAGGATGCCGAACATCAGAAGCAGCGCCATGCAGGTCAGCATCACAAACCCGCGTTGGTTGCGGAGAACAAACAGATGTTTCATCGTTCCCTCACTATCGACATGCATCCGGTACGGACATGCGATGAACCTTACTCCTGATTGCGAACGCTGACGACAAAGCCGTATTGCCGCCGACGGTACGCCTGATCCATGATCTGGTCGACCCGGTTCGTACGGGCCATGATGCGCACCAGGACATTGCGAACCAGTGTCGGGGTGACCGGCGTGGCGAGCGTGTCGCCATCCTGCATGATATAGTCGAACTGCAAGTCCTCGATGTTCTCGGCGTACGGCTCGGGCGCGCCGCCGACCGGATGGCGGACCAGCATCGGATGGAGCGTGTCGGCACGGTCCAGGTAGTACGACATCTGGAGGATACGCGAGACCCGTGACCCGCTCGGATAGGTGCGCGACAGGGCGGCGGTGTGGGTCAATGCGGGGGGGGCGCTCTCGATGGTGGACACGGTGAAAAACTCACCCACGCCATTGACGGCGTCGAACACGTAGACACGCATGCCGGGAGAAAAGCAACTCAGGTCCGCGCCGCTGCAGACCAGATTGTCCGACACGGATGCCATCGATGCCGAGGTGCTCGCTTCGCATCCGGTCGCATCGAGGTTCGTGACCGTGATCGTATCCGGGTTGGAGTCCACTCCCGCCAGCGGATCGAGAGTCGCCGGCAGACCGAACCCCGCCATCCGCAGATGCTCCGAAAGCACGCGCATCGCCGCCCGCCCCGACTGCTGCATCTCGTTGATCTCATCCTGCATGACCGACTGGGTATGCAAGGTCAGGTAGGCGTCCATCGCTGCGGCCACGGTGAACAGTCCGATCAGGACCGCCGCCAGCAGCTCCAGTATGGTCATGCCCGCCTGCGCCCCGGCCCAGCTCCGGCACCGGGAGTGAACCGATCTTGTCCAACGCTTCAGTATTGACATGCTGCCGCTCCCCGTCAGTTCCGGTAGAGGTAGGTGATTGCGCGCTGACGACGCAGCACGCCCGTTTCGCTGTTCCAAGTCACTTCAACGTAGACGCGCTGTAGCCCGTTCGGATCGGTCTCAACCCACCACTGGGTGTACATTCCCGTTTCCTCGTCATAACGGGAGCCGGGTGTGATCAGCGTGTCCGTCCGCAAGTGCTCGATTTCGTTCTGCAAGGCAATCGTCGCGTCTCCGGAATTCTGAGCCAGTTCATTGGCTTGGATGGAGATCGTGGCGAGGGGCAGAAGGGTGAGAATCCCCATCGACAACATCAGCATGCCGGCCATCGCCTCGATCAGCGTAATCCCCGATTCCCCTGACCTCAGCAATCGTCGATAGATTCTCGGTCGATTCCTCGTCTTCAGCATAGAGTCCTCACTGTCTCGCGCATCAAGGGGGAGTAAAATCGGTGCCGAAGACGGCCGGATGCCGCGGAAGGGCGATATTCCATTGTCAGGCCGTGCCTTAGACCGATCGCACGCCCCTGACCCATGCGGTGGTGTGGGACTTTGGCCGGTTGTTCCTGTGGTCGCGCCAGACCTCAGTGTGGGAGTGATCCCACAGATGCGGATGGTCAACTCAGCGTGTGGGGGGTAGCCCTAAGGTGTTGTCGAACAATAAGAGCGACCGGTCGACTCATGCTGCACTCGAAGCACCGGCGACCGCCGATAGGCATCCTGAGTGGTTCTGAACTCCCCCGCAGGCCGAGCCGCGGGCAAGCAAACAGGGGAATGACCTCATCAGCCGTCCCAGCCAGAGCCGATGCCGAATTCATCCCTTGTCGGTGGTCTGTCGCCGGGACATGATGACAAAAGCGGAGCATTTTGTTGTTGTCTCAGCTTGTGAAAACCGTATCATTTTCGTGCAAGCGGCAACCCGCGCGCACGGTCTCCCGATGCGCGTTGTGTGCGTTGACGGAAAGGATGAGACAGACTTCATAGCCGGCAGTGAAAGGGGCGGTCCATGCAATTCACCAAGGCGGAAGAATACGGACTGTTTGGGGCGGTGTACCTGGCCAAGCAACCACGCGGGGCGGTGATTTCGCTGTCCGAGATCTCCGACTCACAGCAGGTTCCCGACAAGTTCCTCGCCAAGATATTCCAGAACCTGACGAAGGCGGGGATTCTGCGCTCGCATCGCGGCGTTCGCGGCGGGTTCTCTCTGAACAAGCTGCCGCGCCGCATCTCGATCGGTGAAATCCTGCAGGCGATTCAGGGCGACACCGACCCCGTCAAGTGCGTCAATGACGGTCAGCCCTGCGTGAAGAAGGGGGACTGTGCCATTCGCGACCTCATCCTCGAGGGGCGCCGGCACATGTTCTCCTACTACAACAAGCAGACTCTGCAGGAGTTGTCGGACAGGTATCGTTAGGCGAGACGGGCGGCCACGTAGGGCCGCCCCTACGTGCGTTCTCGGATTCTCAAGGGGCGGGGTTTCCCCGCCCCGATTCTTTCTGATTCGCGTGCGGGGTTCGTGTAGGGTGCGGCGACCGCGCCCCTGCGATTCTTGATTCCAGACGGTGTCGCGCAAGGGTAGGCCTGTGTGCCTGCCCCATTGCTCCCCACAGCTGACGCCGTGGGCTACGGTCTTTCCCCCCGTCGGGGCTGGTCAAGACGGGCGGCCACATAGGGCCGCCCCTATGTGCGTTCTCGGATTCGCTGGGGCAGGCCTGCGTGCCTGCCCGACTGACCTCAGCCCAATGCCAGTTTGCCCGAGCGGCGGTTGATGCGGGTGGGGTACCGACCGGAGAAGCAGGCGGTGCAGAACGAGTTGGCGGGGTGGGTCGAGAGCGACAGCATGCCCTTCAGCGACAGGTAGCCGAGCGAGTCGACGCCCAGGTGTCGGCGGATGGCATCGACCGAGCGTTGCGATGCGATCAACTCTCCCTTGGTGGGCATGTCGATGCCATAAAAGCAGGGGGAGATGATCGGCGGCGAGGCGATGCGAAAGTGGACTTCGCGTGCCCCGGCGGCACGGATCATGCGCACCAACTTGCGCGCGGTGGTGCCGCGCACGATGGAATCGTCGACGATCACGACACGTTTGCCGCGCAGCACGCCGCGGACCGGGTTGAACTTGATCTTCACGTCGAGGTCGCGCAGTTTCTGGTCCGGCAGGATGAAGGTCCGCCCGACGTAGTGGTTCCGGATCAGTCCCACTTCCAGCTTCAGTCCGGACTCTTCGGCGTAGCCGAGCGCCGCCGTGTTCGAGGAATCGGGGACGGAGATCACGATGTCGGCCTCGGCGGGGTGCTCGCGCGCCAGTTGCCGTCCGAGGCGGCGACGCACCTTGTCGACGTTTTCCGTGAAGATCATCGAGTCGGGACGGGCGAAATAGATGTGCTCGAAGATGCAGAAGGCCCGTTTGTCGGTCCTTGGTAGAAACGACGAGCGCAGCCCGTGACGCGAGATCGCCAACACTTCGCCGGGAGCGATGTCGCGCACGTAACGGGCGCCGATGATGTCGAACGCGCAGGTCTCCGAGGCCACGACCCAGGCGCCGTTGTACTTACCGAGGGAGAGGGGCCTGAATCCGAGAGGGTCACGGGCGGCGATCAGCTCTTCCTCGGTGAGAATGACAAAACAATAGGCACCGACAAAGCGCGAGAGCGCCTCCGCGAGCTTGGCCGCGGTGCCGCGCTTCCGGGAACGAGCGTACAGATGAAGCACCAGCTCCGAGTCGGACGACGATTGGAAGATCGCCCCGCCCTGTTCCAGGTAGGTCTTCAGCTCGCCGGCATTGGTGATGTTGCCGTTGTGCGCCGCCGCCATCTGGCGGTAGCGAAACTTCATCAACAGCGGCTGCGCGTTTCCCAGAGAGGACGATCCGGTGGTGGAGTAGCGATTGTGGCCGATGGCGGCATGTCCCGCCAGAGTCTGCATCACGTCGCGATCGGGAAAGACCTCGGCGATCTCTCCCATGCCCTTGTGCGCGACGATCCGCTCACCGTTGGAGACCGCGATCCCCGCCGATTCCTGGCCGCGGTGCTGCAAAGCGTACAGGCCGAAATAGGTCAATTCGGCGGCATTGCGCGTTCCGTAGATGCCGAACACGCCGCATTCGCAGGCCGGCTTGTCGTCTCGAGGGACGTCGGGGCGGGTGGGACCTTCAGTTTCTGCGATCATGAATCTCACCGGGCCTCGGAGAGGTCCCGGAGAAGCCGCCATTTAAGCTGCAATCGCTGCCGCTGTCAAGGGGCGGACGGTCACTTCCTTTTATCTTGACGGAGCGAACTGTCATTGCGAACCGGAATCCATCACACCCATGCGATTCGCAAAGGCCATTTCGCCGCCGAGGTATGCACCGTAGGCGACGCAGAGTACGGCCGCAGTGATCAACACGAGATAGGCCCAACGTCCCTTTCGGGGGAAGCCACCACGTAGAGCCATCCGCCACAACGCCAGAATGGAAACCAGGCCGGCCGTACCAAATGCCGCCAACTCGTGAGCCTCGATCAACTCCATGACACGCGGCGCGGCGTGTACTGAGCTCTCGACCGCCAGGCCACTGGCAATGGCCGCCATCGCCGCCACCATTGCCGCGATCAAGATCGGTGTCGTCCCATCCCAAAATCCGCAACCAAGCAGCCGGTCACGATCGAAGAACCAACGCCCCCCATCCAATGCGGCGACGAGCAGTACCAGTGCGATCGGGAAGTGTACGAGCATTGGGTGGAGAGGCGCGGACATGTGATTGACTCCCGAAAGGTATCTTGGTACGCCTCCCGGTGCCTATGCCATTGCTCGAAATGTGAAGATCGATTCACACCTACGCGGTTCGTCTGGCCCGTGGCCGGAGGCGTCCCGACACCGCCTGATGCAGGACTTCCACTTGCGACGACAATTGTTTGGTGGACAATCTGTTATGGCTGGTGTATCGCGCCCCGATCTGACGCCTTCAATCACGGTCAAAGGGACTGGGTCACCAGCAGCGACCGGCCGGAGACCTGCTTGGCGGCATTGGGTTTGCGCTTCGTTGACCGGTGAGGAAGTTGCGGTCTCCCAGTGATCAGATTCGTGAGCCCTTGGCGTGAACCCGGAGAAGCAGACGGCAGAGCAGCGGTTTCAGGCGCTGGGGCGACTGGCGGTCGCCGCCGCACGCGGTGATGATCCGCGGCAGTTGCTGGAAATGGCCGTCGCCGAGGCAGTCGAAGCGGTGGGGCTGCTTGCGGGGGCGGTGCGGATATTCGCTGCCAAGCCGGATCAGGTCGATGTGGCGGAAGCCGGCGCCGGTGACGCTGATGCGCGGCGGCGGGTCGCGGAACTGGAGCGGACTCTGCTGTCGCCGTTGCGGAGCAACTGGGGTGTCAAGTCGCTCTTCATGACCTTGGATCTCGATGGTCCGGCCGGTCTGTTTTCATACCCACTGCGCTCGCGGGATGCCGTGATCGGCGCCATCACCGGCCTGGCGCGCGGCGAGCGCAACCTCGCCCGCGAGGAAGAGTTTGTCGGCAGTCTGGCCGCGATGATCGTTTTGATCGGACGGACCGGCCCGACATGGGGAGAGGTGCCGGCGGATCGATCAGCCCGCGAGGAACAGGCGCGGGTACAAACCGTGCGCGAGGTCGGCACGGCGCTCAACCACGAGATCAACAACCCGCTCATGGCCGTTCTGGGGAATATCGAATTGCTGCTGCGCAAGGCCCCGCCACTGGAGGCCGATGTCGTTGCCAAGCTGGGAAAGGTCCATGAGGCCGCCGAACGAATCCGTGACGTCACGCAGGGACTGGTGCGGATCACCGAAGTGAAGACCGTTCCCTATCCCGGCGGGACACGCATGCTCGACATCGACGGCTCCCCCAAGGGCGATGAGCCATCCTGAGCCATTACCACTTCTCAATCTTGATCGAGCGAAAGGCCCCGCCGCCGGACGGCAGATACTCCATGATCCCCTCGCGATAGAGCTTGATCCGGTCGCCGCCGCAGGTGGACAAAAGGATGTAATCCGGCGTCACTTCGTCGACCGCGTCATAGATGATCCCCTTCTCGATGATGCATGTCCCCGGTTTGAACTTCGACTCATCGAATGCCAGGGGTCGCTCCATCCCCAGCGTGTCGAAGTCCTCCGGCGTCGTGCTGATGTACCAGCTTTGGTTCGGTGACTTGCGAACGCGGACCAGTTGTTTGCGGGCGATGCCCTTGTCGGTGAATGCCACCTGCGAGGCGCCGCAGTAGACATTGGCGCTGTCGCCGTCGCGTTGTCCCTGAACGACGAAGTAATGCGTGTCGGTCCAGACTGTGTATGTCCCGCCCGGATTCAGCCACACACCCTTCTGCCAGGTGCGGAGCTTCTCCTCGACGTCGGTCGGTCCGGTGGCGTGTGACATTGAACCTGCACTCAAGAGCAGAAGCGCTGTCAGGACTCCGAGTCTGCGCATTGGGTGTCCTCCTTCGTAAGCCCGCCGATGCAGGGGTGGTTCTGTTTCTCAATAATACGCGCGTGCGACCCGCAGGTTACAAGCCAGGGCACCGGTCTTCTGTAGGTATGATGGTGGGCGGAGCCCACCCTACGGAGCAGGGCCGGGCTGCGCCCACCAGCTTGTCTACAGCATCTGCTTCAGAAGGCGCAGCACCATCCGGTTGAACCCCTCGGGTCCGGGGGCGCCGGCGAGACGGATCCCTCGGTGGGCGCGCAGGCCGGGATGGTACTTGCCGTCGGGGCGTTTGACGGCGATGCCGATGTCGCAGGCCGCCATCATCGCCCAATCGTTGGGGGAATCGCCGAAGGCCAGTGTACGCGGCTTGATCTTCAGAGAGGTCGCATACCAGCGGATCAACTCGGCGACGGCATGTCCCTTGTCGGTCTTGCCGGTGAGGTGGTAGAAGCGGCCACCGGTGATCACGGTGAGCCCGTCGGCGGCCAGTTCTCTGAGATGATTCTGGGTTGTGCTCTCGGACAGGGCCGGGCGGAACAGGAACGGCTCTTCGTACTCGCGTTTCTTCGCCAGCGGCGCCAGGTGGATCGGTATCTCGGCGTATTGGGCGATTACCTCCGGAGTCCAGTCGCCGAACCCCTCGCATTTCACCCCACTCTGCTCACGGTAGGCGATCAACCGCTTGCGCACGGACGCATACGGTACGCCGAACTCACGCACCCACAACCCGTCACGCTCCCTGGCGCCTCTCGGCTTGATCGGTGCCGCCGCCTTGGGCCAGAAGATGGCGGCGCCGTTCTCCGCAATGAACGGTGTCTCCAGACTCAATGCCTTGTGCAAGGGGAGAATCTCCGCCCGCGTCTTCGATGAGACGATGACGAGAGGGACATTCAGACGTTTGAGTTCCCGCAAAGCGGCGGTCGCGACCGCATGCGAGTAGGTGTGAAAATCCAACAGCGTGCCGTCCAGGTCGGTGAAGACCACCAAACCCGGCTTGGTCGGCTTGGCCGCGCGCTTCTTTGTAGCTGCCGTGGGCATGGAATAGGGCTTTGACGTTTCTCCGCCAGAGTTCGAAACATGCAAAATACCGTCCGCCTCGGCATCCGGCAACGGAAAAACGTTCCTGGCGCGGCACCTTTGGCGCCCGGAGCGATACGGTCGTATGCAATCGGACTTGACAGATCAAGGCGGCATCCCTATATGTGATTCGGCGTCCGGTGATCTGCGGATCGACCGGGAAGGCGGTGAGAATCCGCCACAGCCCCGCTGCTGTAAGCGGCTACGACGGTGACGCCGCGTGCGAAAGTCGCGGCTAACCACTGGGACGGTAGTCCCGGGAAGGTGTCACCCGAGGCCCGAAGCCGCAAAGTCAGAAGACCGGCACGGACGTCTGCCACAGATCTCGATTCGGCTGAAGCCGAATGAGTCCGTGGCCAGAGTTTCGATGCCTTCGCGGGAAGGATCGGGGCGGGACGTCGCATCGCGGCTGAGTCCCTGACTGTCGCCCGACCACCGCGTGGCCGGGCGATCTGCTTTGTCCGGTCCCGTTCCTTCCCCGCAGACATCGGTTCAGCACCGCTCCGAGGGAGAGCCGGCCATGTCCAGTGTCTGCGAATACCTGCCGCGTTGGGGAGCGCGATCCGCCGCGGCGGACCGCCGAGCCGTCCCCGATCACTCGCCACAATCCCGGCTCAGCAGGAGCTTCGCCCTCCCTTTCAGTGACGGGATCGGGGGAAGGGTCGGTCGTCGCGCGTTCTTCCTGTTCGTCGCTTTCGTCGTTACTGCCCCTGCGACAGCACGGGCCGAGTCGGAACGCGCCATCAGCGGCACTGTCTACGATCGTGCCTCCGGTTCTCCGCTTGAAGGTGCCGTCCTGACGGTGGATGGCACTGCCTGGGCGAGCATCACCGACGCCGGGGGTCGTTTCTCGATGCGTTCCATCCCCCCGGGAGAGTGGTCGGTCATGGTCACGCGCGTCGGGTTCCAGCCACGGCACCTGGCGTCGGTTGCAGTACGCGAAGGATTCGAGCAGACGCTGCACATCAGTTTGATTCCCGCACCGGTGGTGCTGCCGGGGCAGCAGGCGACCGGTCAGGCGCCCGATCGCTTCGCGGTGCGGCGCATCGAATTGTCATCGACACCACAGTCACCATCTCAGACGATTGAGCAGGCGCTGGCACGCGTACCGGGGGTTCGTGTCTATGGTTCGTCGGAGACACCCGGCGGGGTTCGTGTCTCTGTCGGAGGCGAGCCCGCCGAACGAGTGGCAGTGCTGTTGGATGGTGTGCCGTTGTCCGGTGGGGGAGATGGCTCAGTGGATCTGGCGGCGATCCCCCCTGCGGCGATCCGCGCCATTGAAGTCCATCCCGGGTCTCAGTCGGCGATTGCGGGCAATGCGGCGGTTGGCGGTGTCGTCAACCTGATCACGTCCACAGATGACCCTGCGGCGGCGCCTCCGACCGAGCTGCATGCCTTTGGTGGTGCATTCGATCATTACGAAGCCGGAACGTCCCAACGGTTGCTCTTGGGAGGCGGCGAGGCGCGCTTCACCCTCGATGGGTTCCGGCATGGCCCCCGTTTCTCGTATCCCTCCGGCGACACCAACGCGATCCGTACCGGCGTCGCCAGTCACGGCCTGCGTGTGTTCACGCGCTTCGACAATCTGCCGCGCCACATCGAGGCGCTGGCATTCGTCTATCGGTCGACCAACGGCGTTCCCGGTCCTCTGGAGCAGAGGACGCCGGATGCCACCAATGACAATGACCGGTTTCGTTGCCAGGTGCGCTGGCAGGCGGAAATGCCGGAGGCAATGCAGGCGGCCGCCGCGATTTGGTACGAAAACGGCCGCGAACACTATCGTTCGCCGCAGCTCTACAAGGCCGATGCCGAGTCGAACGAGGAAACATGGGGCGGGAAGGCCGATCTCGTCCTTCATGGCCGGTCGCTGTCCGGCGGGCTCACGGTGGAAATGCGCAGCCGGCGTCTGGAAGGGATCGATCATCTGCGTCCGGCGCAGTCGTTCGGAGTCCGACAGCGCATGGAGCATGCGGTCCGGGGACAGGTGGCGCACTCGGGAAGTCTACCTATAGGATCAGGGACTGCTCGTGTCACTTGGGCGTGGGACATCGAGACCGGCGGGCAGAGCATCCTCTCGCCGCGCGCCGATCTGTCTTGGTCGGGCCCCGGCGCGATCGTGTGGCACGGTGGTTGGGGACGATCATTCCGCCGCCCCGAGTTGACGTCGTTGTTCTGGAAGGCCGATGCCTACGCCGTCGGCAACCCCGACCTGCGTCCCGAGCGCGCTTCGGAATGGGACATCGCCGTTGGCTGGTTTCCGCGGCGCGTCGTGGCCGAGACACGGTACTTCGAACGCGACGTGACCGACATCATCGTCTGGGATCGCGACTTCGCCGGGCGCTACACACCCCGGAATCTGCGCGCGGCGTCTGTGGTCGGCCGGGAGGATCACATCGCGGTTGTGCCCTGCGAGCGCCTGGTCTCTCTGACGCTCGACTATACCCACGTGTTCACCGGCGCCAATGACGCCAGCGGCGAACCGAACACCGACGGGCGCACGCTGGTGTTCACGCCGCGACACATACATCAGTTTCGCCTCTCCGGGGAATGGCGACGATTCGGCGCCACCGTGCTCGGGCGGTGGGTGTCGCTGCGCTACACACGACGCGCCAACACGAAGACGATCGCACCCTACCGTGCATTCGATGCGTCCGTGACCGTCGTCTGCCGTCGCCGGGCGCCGCGGTTGACAGTCTCGCTCAGCGGCGAGAACCTGACCAACGAGCATATCGAACTGATCGAACGCTATCCCTCGCCGGGACGGGCGCTGTCGGGAGCGATCACAGTCGGCCTATGACGCAACAACTAAACAAGGATCGGGAGGGCGACGCTCCTGCGGAGCCGAGTCACTTCGCATGAAAAGACGGCTCGGCGGTCCGCCGCGGCGGATCGCCCTCCCGGAACGAATGTGTGATAGGAAGGGGAAGGGGATGCAGATGACTCGGTTCCAACTCGTATGCCACGCAACGTCCATTCTGCTGCTGGCGATGGTGATTCCCGTGGGCGCAGCCGCTGCCGCAGTCGTCGACACCGACCGGCTCATCGTGATCAACGGTCTGGCGGAAACACTGACTCTGGTCGACCGTGCCGCCGGGACCGTCGTCAACGATGTGAAGCCGCTCGGATTGGCACCCAACCGTATCCGTTATGGCGGCGGCCGGCTCCTGCTGGTGAATTCGACCTCCGATGATCTGTGGGTCATCGATCCAGAGACGCTCGCCACGCTGCGCGACGTAAACTTCATCGACGGCGAGAATCCCTGGGATGTCGCCTATGTCGATGACACACTGTGCGCCGTCTCGCTGTTGATCGCCGATAAGATCGCCTTCGTCAACCAAAGCACGGGGCAGATTCTCCGCCGTCGCGACGTCGGCAAGAGCCCGCAGGGGCTGTTGGCCGTCGGGCCACAGCTCTGGGTGGCCAACACGGGGTTCGATTTCGGCACGTATCTGTATGATCCCGGGACCGTGTCGGTGCTGAACATCGCCGATGGTGCAACCATGGCGACGATTCCGGTCGGGACCAATCCCCAGGCGCTGGCGGCGTCGCCCGATGGTACGATCCATGTCTTGTGCACGGGGAACTACTTCGACCGTTTCGGCATCGTGTACTTCCTCGACCCGGCATCAATGTCGGTCGTCGATTCACTCCTGCTGGGGGGATCGCCGGGCGATCTGGCGATTGGCTCCGACGCCATTGCCTATGTCGCCGCCGGTGGCTGGGTCGATTCCGGCGAAGTGTATCGCTATCAGGCCATCTCACACCTACTGTTGAATGGCTCCGCCAATCCGTGGCACACGGCGCGCGGTGCCATGACAGTCTTGCCGCGCCTGGAAGGGGGAGTGCATGCCATCTGTTTCTCCGGCGACTCACTGGTGGAGCACGATCTGCATGGCGGCATCGCGCGTCGCTGGCAGGTCGGCGACGGCCCTGTTCATGCCGCCTATGTCACCAACCGCCTGCCCGGGGATTTCAATGAGGATGGCGTGCTGTCTGTGCAAGACGTCGTCGGCCTGATCGACTTTGTCTTCCGCAGCAGCTCATTTCCGCAGCGATTGGGCGCCGCGGATGTCAATGCCGACTGCCAGTACTCGATACAGGATGTCGTGCTGTTGATCAATGTCGTCTTCCGCGGC comes from Candidatus Zixiibacteriota bacterium and encodes:
- a CDS encoding Rrf2 family transcriptional regulator, translating into MQFTKAEEYGLFGAVYLAKQPRGAVISLSEISDSQQVPDKFLAKIFQNLTKAGILRSHRGVRGGFSLNKLPRRISIGEILQAIQGDTDPVKCVNDGQPCVKKGDCAIRDLILEGRRHMFSYYNKQTLQELSDRYR
- the purF gene encoding amidophosphoribosyltransferase, whose translation is MIAETEGPTRPDVPRDDKPACECGVFGIYGTRNAAELTYFGLYALQHRGQESAGIAVSNGERIVAHKGMGEIAEVFPDRDVMQTLAGHAAIGHNRYSTTGSSSLGNAQPLLMKFRYRQMAAAHNGNITNAGELKTYLEQGGAIFQSSSDSELVLHLYARSRKRGTAAKLAEALSRFVGAYCFVILTEEELIAARDPLGFRPLSLGKYNGAWVVASETCAFDIIGARYVRDIAPGEVLAISRHGLRSSFLPRTDKRAFCIFEHIYFARPDSMIFTENVDKVRRRLGRQLAREHPAEADIVISVPDSSNTAALGYAEESGLKLEVGLIRNHYVGRTFILPDQKLRDLDVKIKFNPVRGVLRGKRVVIVDDSIVRGTTARKLVRMIRAAGAREVHFRIASPPIISPCFYGIDMPTKGELIASQRSVDAIRRHLGVDSLGYLSLKGMLSLSTHPANSFCTACFSGRYPTRINRRSGKLALG
- a CDS encoding DUF2231 domain-containing protein, whose translation is MSAPLHPMLVHFPIALVLLVAALDGGRWFFDRDRLLGCGFWDGTTPILIAAMVAAMAAIASGLAVESSVHAAPRVMELIEAHELAAFGTAGLVSILALWRMALRGGFPRKGRWAYLVLITAAVLCVAYGAYLGGEMAFANRMGVMDSGSQ
- a CDS encoding histidine kinase dimerization/phospho-acceptor domain-containing protein; the encoded protein is MNPEKQTAEQRFQALGRLAVAAARGDDPRQLLEMAVAEAVEAVGLLAGAVRIFAAKPDQVDVAEAGAGDADARRRVAELERTLLSPLRSNWGVKSLFMTLDLDGPAGLFSYPLRSRDAVIGAITGLARGERNLAREEEFVGSLAAMIVLIGRTGPTWGEVPADRSAREEQARVQTVREVGTALNHEINNPLMAVLGNIELLLRKAPPLEADVVAKLGKVHEAAERIRDVTQGLVRITEVKTVPYPGGTRMLDIDGSPKGDEPS
- a CDS encoding HAD-IIB family hydrolase; amino-acid sequence: MPTAATKKRAAKPTKPGLVVFTDLDGTLLDFHTYSHAVATAALRELKRLNVPLVIVSSKTRAEILPLHKALSLETPFIAENGAAIFWPKAAAPIKPRGARERDGLWVREFGVPYASVRKRLIAYREQSGVKCEGFGDWTPEVIAQYAEIPIHLAPLAKKREYEEPFLFRPALSESTTQNHLRELAADGLTVITGGRFYHLTGKTDKGHAVAELIRWYATSLKIKPRTLAFGDSPNDWAMMAACDIGIAVKRPDGKYHPGLRAHRGIRLAGAPGPEGFNRMVLRLLKQML
- a CDS encoding TonB-dependent receptor, whose protein sequence is MSSVCEYLPRWGARSAAADRRAVPDHSPQSRLSRSFALPFSDGIGGRVGRRAFFLFVAFVVTAPATARAESERAISGTVYDRASGSPLEGAVLTVDGTAWASITDAGGRFSMRSIPPGEWSVMVTRVGFQPRHLASVAVREGFEQTLHISLIPAPVVLPGQQATGQAPDRFAVRRIELSSTPQSPSQTIEQALARVPGVRVYGSSETPGGVRVSVGGEPAERVAVLLDGVPLSGGGDGSVDLAAIPPAAIRAIEVHPGSQSAIAGNAAVGGVVNLITSTDDPAAAPPTELHAFGGAFDHYEAGTSQRLLLGGGEARFTLDGFRHGPRFSYPSGDTNAIRTGVASHGLRVFTRFDNLPRHIEALAFVYRSTNGVPGPLEQRTPDATNDNDRFRCQVRWQAEMPEAMQAAAAIWYENGREHYRSPQLYKADAESNEETWGGKADLVLHGRSLSGGLTVEMRSRRLEGIDHLRPAQSFGVRQRMEHAVRGQVAHSGSLPIGSGTARVTWAWDIETGGQSILSPRADLSWSGPGAIVWHGGWGRSFRRPELTSLFWKADAYAVGNPDLRPERASEWDIAVGWFPRRVVAETRYFERDVTDIIVWDRDFAGRYTPRNLRAASVVGREDHIAVVPCERLVSLTLDYTHVFTGANDASGEPNTDGRTLVFTPRHIHQFRLSGEWRRFGATVLGRWVSLRYTRRANTKTIAPYRAFDASVTVVCRRRAPRLTVSLSGENLTNEHIELIERYPSPGRALSGAITVGL